A part of Sebastes fasciatus isolate fSebFas1 chromosome 10, fSebFas1.pri, whole genome shotgun sequence genomic DNA contains:
- the simc1 gene encoding uncharacterized protein simc1 isoform X4 codes for MDDVITVSSDSEKGEDSDVEIIGSFSDVMTRAADDVMTRAADPLPLTAVRVDVGAVNVNVPTLYIDLTDPRWTLPQLKLHKRPNSTALTVDLTETDVANGKIQKMENLPPNDSQMKEESTNKNQTSNKDDCNSQQSFSRDPTMFALQRDLKPKQIHLDSQTQPPKQTDEAHHRTAVVRLTRVPFLETNIAELKTPKYSVYLNSDRDRKKMSLHLRQLIDNSEALECISNWSRTADPHMDPSPDESPPKVVESLVRQEEQENSHELPITPLNVKMSQHLQSPADCPCSDEGGSVATSKEHGTREDESSSGDKAQDSSPKEVICSELQQLELDKAESRQSSDHSCAPSPTTGPNPSEPFDLDSLSHTSPISHNLMSQVDPPPTSEPTPAEDTSDWRSEVVVKADEASNSSDILRWSVPSVPALSNEDMDDGSGTGTCRGDLGIDSPVSFLWQDGSDGDEVNKDSRFDMDFRAASREDRQYVCPVTLRKIMSGPAQALLDEEDKGFGTPEVLCRQSLSLVYSTIDESYPEGTLQLLSDLLQPGYYPPRDITSHLLRGILLDPQCPYHLCVQAFNLLMRTQRHHNADTTTVPWDWELLTSVMATQDHAKRHPWEVVRLLLDYVVQTLEDDFQAKRSISALHQSIAKATLSCDQHFPRVREVIKWLFSAIMKSTEHGESREAARERDEQIRLVSVFQRMLSLALEVDRSPALNSAKLSQELFHMLIGNIRLRAHRMLLLESLQSKLLRCKLLEHLLDYACPRKIPLPMSLSLLLHFLKYCTLAPDPSDGTERWQRWEELVHLLWMLLLSYNKAMKGYLCSSVSDQRSKAANFVYKREDVVSKPAIQEAVEAFLSRSQADLGQALPLHVEESLTYLQDHLLDVCQC; via the exons CTTTATATTGACCTCACAGATCCCAGATGGACTCTTCCACAGCTGAAGTTGCACAAAAGACCGAATTCCACTGCCTTGACGGTCGACTTGACTGAGACCGACGTAGCAAATGGGAAGATACAGAAGATGGAGAATTTGCCACCGAATGATTCTCAAATGAAAGAAGAGAGTACAAATAAAAATCAAACTTCAAACAAAGATGATTGTAACTCACAGCAAAGCTTCTCAAGAGACCCAACTATGTTTGCACTACAGCGGGACTTAAAGCCAAAGCAGATACATCTGGATTCTCAAACACAACCCCCAAAGCAGACCGATGAAGCACATCATCGGACAGCAGTTGTAAGATTAACACGAGTGCCTTTTCTTGAAACTAACATCGCTGAACTGAAAACGCCAAAGTATTCTGTCTATTTAAACAGTGATCGTGATCGTAAAAAAATGTCACTGCACCTCAGGCAACTAATCGATAACAGCGAAGCACTAGAGTGCATTAGTAATTGGAGTAGAACTGCCGATCCTCACATGGATCCCTCGCCGGATGAGTCTCCTCCTAAGGTGGTTGAATCGCTTGTCAGACAGGAAGAACAAGAGAACAGTCATGAACTTCCTATCACACcgttaaatgttaaaatgtctcAGCATCTACAGAGCCCAGCTGATTGTCCCTGCTCAGATGAAGGGGGCTCTGTTGCGACCTCAAAGGAGCACGGCACTCGTGAAGATGAGTCTTCATCCGGAGATAAAGCGCAGGATTCCTCACCAAAAGAAGTCATCTGCTCCGAACTGCAACAACTGGAATTGGACAAAGCAGAATCTAGACAAAGCTCTGATCACTCATGCGCCCCCTCTCCCACCACCGGACCAAACCCTTCTGAGCCTTTTGACCTTGACTCTCTGTCCCACACAAGTCCCATATCTCATAACCTTATGAGCCAAGTCGACCCACCACCCACCTCTGAGCCTACACCGGCTGAGGATACGTCTGATTGGCGATCGGAGGTGGTGGTTAAGGCTGATGAGGCTTCAAACAGCTCTGACATCTTGCGCTGGAGCGTACCAAGTGTACCTGCTTTGTCAAATGAGGACATGGATGACGGATCTGGGACCGGGACGTGCAGAGGGGATCTTGGCATTGACAGTCCAGTGTCTTTTCTTTGGCAAGACGGGAGCGATGGAGACGAGGTGAACAAAGACAGCAGATTTGATATGGACTTCAGGGCGGCCAGTAGAGAGGACAGGCAATATGTGTGCCCAGTTACACTCAGGAAAATAATGTCTGGACCAGCTCAAGCCCTG ctcgATGAGGAAGATAAAGGTTTTGGAACTCCAGAGGTGCTATGCCGTCAGAGCCTGAGCCTGGTTTACAGTACCATCGATGAGAGTTACCCAGAGGGCACTTTGCAGCTCTTGTCTGACCTGCTGCAGCCAGGTTACTATCCCCCCCGAGATATCACCTCCCACCTGCTGCGTGGCATTCTGCTCGACCCACAGTGTCCTTATCACCTGTGCGTGCAGGCCTTTAATCTGCTGATGAGGACACAGAG ACACCACAATGCTGATACTACCACAGTTCCGTGGGACTGGGAATTGTTGACCTCAGTCATGGCCACTCAG GACCACGCAAAGAGACATCCATGGGAGGTTGTGCGTTTGCTTCTGGACTATGTTGTGCAGACATTGGAGGACGACTTCCAGGCCAAACGCTCCATCTCTGCCCTCCACCAGTCCATCGCCAAGGCAACATTGTCGTGTGATCAGCATTTCCCTCGCGTCAG ggAGGTCATCAAGTGGCTCTTTTCTGCCATCATGAAATCAACAGAGCATGGAGAGAGTAGAGaagcagccagagagagagatgaacaaATCAG ATTGGTGTCCGTCTTCCAGAGGatgctgtctttggctctggaGGTGGACCGTTCTCCAGCTCTAAACTCTGCCAAGCTATCCCAGGAGCTCTTCCATATGCTCATCGGCAATATACGTCTGCGAGCAcacag GATGTTGTTGCTAGAGAGCCTGCAGAGCAAGCTGCTGAGATGTAAGCTGTTGGAACATCTGTTGGACTACGCATGCCCACGGAAAATCCCTCTGCCCATGTCACTCAGTCTTCTGCTTCACTTTCTGAAGTACTGCACCCTGGCGCCAGACCCTTCG GATGGTACTGAAAGGTGGCAGAGGTGGGAAGAGTTGGTCCATCTTCTCTGGATGTTGCTGCTCAGCTACAACAAAGCGATGAAAG GCTATCTGTGCAGCTCAGTCTCTGATCAAAGAAGCAAAGCCGCCAACTTCGTCTACAAGCGGGAGGACGTGGTATCCAAGCCCGCCATCCAAGAAGCCGTGGAGGCCTTCCTGTCCAGATCCCAGGCTGACCTCGGCCAAGCCTTACCGCTCCACGTGGAAGAGTCCCTTACTTATCTGCAGGATCACCTGCTGGATGTCTGTCagtgttga